GTAAAACAATCCGTGAATCGGGTATACGGGATAAGTATCATTGTATGATAGCCGGTGTGGAACGGGAAGATGGAACTCTGATGGTGCCGGATGTAAATGCACCGTTCGAAGAGGGAGATGTAGTGTGGGTTGTCGGTGAAAAAGAGAACGTGTACCAATTAGTCGATCAAAAAAACGAAAAAATACAGGTGAAATAAAAGCAGAACGACTATTTTTGCTTTGTCAAAACATAAAAATAAGAATATCATGAAGAGTGATCCAAAAGAATGTCTGTATTGCCAGAACAATGAAACTTTGCATAATCTGATGATTGAGATTGCGCAACTTAGTGTATCACGTGTGTTTTTGTTTAAAGAGCAAACTTATCGGGGGCGTTGCCTCGTTGCTTACAAGGATCACGTAAATGATTTGAACGAATTGAGCGATGAAGACCGTAATGCATTTATGGCTGATGTGGCACGTGTTACCCGTGCAATGCAGAAAGCTTTCCAGCCGGAAAAGATCAACTATGGTGCTTACTCAGATAAATTATCTCATCTGCATTTCCATCTGGCTCCGAAATATGTAGACGGACCTGATTATGGTGGTATATTCCAGATGAATCCGGGAAAAGTTTATTTGACCGATGCTGAATATCAGGAACTAATTGATGCTGTGAAAGCAAATCTCTAACCAATAGTTGGTAAAATAGTGAACGGTGAATAAACTTGTAACTTCATGCTATAAGTTTATTCACCGTTCATTATTTACTTATCTTCGTCGAAATCAAAGTCGAAATCAAAATCATCCATAAATTCCGGAGCTGTGAATTCCTCCAGACTTCTGCGGTCTTTTTTGGTTGGACGTCCGGTTCCCCGTGCGCGATCAATGAATCCGCTGATTTTACTCATTTCCAATAGTTCGTATTGGTCGGGAGTGGTAACGTTTTCCATTACATCGGGTACAAGCTTTGCGCCTACTCGCTTCTCAATAGCTTGCAACACTTTGAATGAATAGGTAATAGGCGGCTTCTTAACTTGAACTACATCACCCGGCTTTATCATGCGAGATGCCTTTACGTATGCTCCGTTGATAGTGACACGGTTCATCTTGCAGGCTTCGGCGGCAATTGTGCGTGTCTTGAAAATACGAACAGCCCACATCCATTTATCTATTCTTGCTTCTGCCATATATTGATAATTTATTAATTAACAGTGTACCATGTGTCATGGTGGAGTACTTAATGACCGTTTGCATATATACGCTGTGAAATAGTCAATTGTACATACTCCTATTTCTTATTGAACTGGTTCATGGTAATATCAATACCTGCCAGACAGAAACTTTTAATGATTTCTCCGGCTGTTTCCAGTCTTTCATCCATTGTCTTGCGATCTTCGTCAGTAAAGTGTCCGAGTACATAATCAATCTGTCCGCCTTTGGGGAAGTCATTTCCGATACCAAAGCGTAAACGGGCATAGTTCTGAGTTCCTAAAATGGCTGCTATGTGCTTCAGACCATTATGTCCGGCATCACTTCCTTTTCCTTTCAGACGCAGAGTGCCGAAGGGGAGAGCCAGATCGTCTACTACTATTAACACATTTTCCAAAGGGATGTTTTCTTTTTGCATCCAGTAGCGAACGGCCAGTCCGCTCAGGTTCATGAAAGTTGACGGTTTGAGCAGGATTAACTGGCGTCCTTTGATCGAAAAACTAGTGGTAAATCCGTAGCGTCCGTCAATAAAGGGAGGAGCATTGTTGATTCTTGCCAATGCCTCTACTGTCATGAAACCAATATTATGCCGGGTTTCATGATATTCGGGTCCAATGTTTCCTAGTCCGACAATTAGATATTTAATCATTGTTTTTTCGTAAAAAACAGTTCGTGAATATAAAAAGAGAAACGCAAATTAACGCAAACTAATGCAGACTGAACATCTGCTTTAATCTGCATTAATCTGCGTTTTGCTATATCTCTTTACAGGGATAATCTCAAATTACTTTCCAGCGGCTGCTGCTGCACCTCTTGCTGCACGAGTCAACTTAACAGCACATACAACTGCTTCCTTAGCGCTGATCAGTTCAAGACCTTCGAAGCTCAGTTCGCCAACTTTAACAGTCTTACCCAATCCCAGGTGAGAAACGTTAACAGTCAGTTTTTCAGGAATTACATTGTACAGAGCTTTCACTTTGATCTTACGCATCTGCAATGCAAGCTTACCACCGGCTTTCACACCTTCTGCAAGACCTTCCAACTGTACCGGAACTTCCATAACGATAGGTTTAGCTTCGTCAATCTGATAGAAGTCAACATGAAGAATGTTGTCTTTTACCGGGTGGAATTGAATATCTTTCAGGATAGCGTTTACTTTTTTGCCATCGATATCCAGATCTACTACGTAAATGTGCGGAGTATAAACCAAGTTACGAAGACCTTCGTTAGTCACTGTAAAGTGAACAACTTCACCAGCTCCGTAAAGTACACAAGGCACACCACCGTTCTTACGAATTTCTTTTAAAGCTCTTGCTTGTTCCGAAGAGCGTTCTGCAATAGTTCTTGCAGTTCCTTTTACTTCAATTGATTTCATTTCTTAAAAAATTGTGTTACTCTAAATTAAGTTATTTTGCTTAATTCACCATTACACGATGTGGATTATCACATGATGTTGCAAAAAAGCGGTGCAAAAGTACTGTTTTTTTTTGAAATATCAAAGAGTTACCTCTTTAAAAGTCAATATCAATCTTAATTTCGTTTTCCAGCTTGTCCTCTTGTGCTTGTTCGGCAAGAGCTTCCTGTTCTCTTTTTATATCAGCTTCTTCGTTCAGGCGGCTGATGTAATCGTTCATGTCACTGTGGTTAATAAAACTGATGGCTTCTGTCAATCCTGCCATAAATTTCTGAAAATCCTCCTTATATAAGAAGATTTTATGCTTTTCGAAGCTAACCTGAGAGTCATCTCCTTCTCCCATCACCACTTTCTTACTCTCCGTAATAGCTAAAAACATTTCATCTTTACGGTTCTTCTTCACATCGAGGTAATAGATGCGTTTACCTGCTTTGATGGACTTGGAGAAAACGATCTCCTTATCATTCATGTCTGCGTTCATTTTCTTTTTAAAATCTTCCATATCATTGGGTCCGTTAATAATCGGCCTCAAAATTGGATATTTTTTTTAAACTGTCAAAAGAAAAAGCGCAGAGAATCAAATACTGCATTAAAAAATGTGATTTATTTGTGGAAACTCATTAAAAATATCTACTTTTGCAGTTCGATAATAACAGTATTAATTTGAATTATGATCAACAGAGTTCTTATTCGTCTTAAGATTATACAAATAGTGTATGCCTATTACCAAAATGGCAGCAAAAATCTAGACTCAGCGGAGAAAGAGTTATTCTTCAGCCTTTCAAAGGCGTATGACCTTTATAATTATTTGTTAATGCTGATGATGGCATTAACAGAGTATGCACAAAAACGCATTGATGCGGCAAAAGCAAAACTGGCTCCTACTAAAGAAGAGTTGTATCCCAACACAAAGTTTGTGGATAATAAGTTTGTTGCACAGCTGGAGGTGAACAAGCAACTGACCGAGTTTATATCCAATCAGAAGCGAACTTGGGCAAATGATCAGGATTTCGTCAAAGAGCTTTATGAGAAAATAGTAGAAAGCGATATTTATAAAGATTATATGGCTTCCGGTGACAATTCATATGAAGCTGACCGCGAACTGTGGAGAAAACTCTATAAAACATATATATTTAATAATGATTCTCTTGATCAGGTGCTGGAAGACCAGAGTCTGTATTGGAATGATGATAAAGAGATTGTAGATACCTTTGTCTTGAAAACGATTAAGCGTTTTGAAGAAAAGAACGGAGCAAATCAGGAATTACTTCCCGAATTCAAGGATGACGAAGATCAGGAATTTGCACGCCGCTTGTTCCGTCGTACAATTCTGAATGCTGACTATTACCGTCATCTTGTGAGCGAGAATACGAAAAACTGGGATTTGGATCGTATCGCATTTATGGATATTATCATTATGCAGACTGCTTTAGCCGAAATTTTAAGTTTCCCGAACATTCCGGTAAGTGTTTCGTTAAATGAATATGTAGAAATTGCGAAGTTGTATAGCACTGCCAAGAGCGGTAGCTTTATCAACGGAACGCTGGATGGAATAGTTAATCAATTGAAAAAAGAAGGTAAGTTGACTAAAAACTGATACCTTTGTCCATATAGTAGAAACTAAAACTTGATTATTTATGAACTTATTGACTGTATTATTGCAAGCTCCCGCAGCGGGAGGTGGAAGTATGATGTGGATCATGCTGATAGCTATGTTTGTTATCATGTATTTCTTTATGATTCGCCCTCAAAATAAGAAGCAGAAAGAAATTGCTAATTTCCGTAAATCTCTTCAGGTAAACCAGTCGGTAATTACTGCAGGTGGTATCCATGGTACAATCAAAGAGATTACTGATGATTATATAGTACTTGAAATCGCTTCTAACGTGAAGATTAAAATAGATAAGAATTCTATTTTTGCTGATGCTTCGGCTGCCGGCAATCAGTCTAAATAATCTTTAGTAAACAAATACCCTATGCTTGATCGTAGGAAATTAAGATATACATATTTAAGACTATCCAAGAGAATTAAGGATTTCCTGCTTAGTGATAAAAGCAGGGAGTTCTTAATTTTTTTATTTTTTTTCCTGATAGCCAGTGGATTCTGGCTGATTCAGACTCTTAATAATGACTATGAAGCGGAATTCTCTATCCCGGTGAGGATGAAGGATGTCCCTAATAATATTGTGCTCACTTCGGAACCTCCTTCCGAACTTCGCGTCCGGGTAAAAGATAAAGGAACAGTGCTTCTCAATTATATGTTGGGGAAGAGTTTCTTTCCGGTAAATCTGAGTTTCCCTGACTATAAAGGGCAAAATAATCACGTGAAAATCTTTGCCTCTGAGTTTGAAAAGAAGATACTCAGTCAATTGAATGCTTCTTCTAAGATACTTTCAATAAAACCTGATACGTTAGATTATATCTATTCGACAGGCAAGTCCAAATTAGTACCCGTTCATTTTCAAGGAAAAGTGACTGCAGGGCTTCAATATTATGTTTCTGATACCATTTGCAGTCCGGATTCCGTATTGGTATATGCTCCGGCCGGAATTTTGGATACTATAACAACCGCTTATACTCAAGAGGTAAATCTTGAAAATATATCGGATACGATTCGGCAACGGGTTGCCTTGGATAATAAAAAAGGAGTGAAGTTTGTTCCCGCCTCGGTTGAACTGACTTTCCCTGTTGATATTTATACTGAGAAAACCGTGGAGGTGCCGTTACGTGGGATTAACTTCCCGGCAGATAAAGTGCTCCGTGCTTTTCCATCGAAGGTTCAAATTACTTTTCAAGTGGGTTTAAAGCGTTTTCGTAGCATTAAAGCCAGTGATTTTGTGATTAATGTTTCTTATGAGGAACTGCTAAAATTAGGATCGGATAAATATACGGTGAAGTTGAAGTCGGCTCCCCGTGGAATCAATCAAATCCGTATTGTACCCGAGCAAGTTGATTTTCTGATAGAACAAGTTTCTTCCGATGGCTATTAAAATAGGTATTACCGGCGGTATCGGTAGTGGAAAAAGTGTAGTTTCCAGATTGCTGGAGATTATGGGAATCCCCGTTTATATTTCCGATATTGAGGCGAAGCGTATCACTCATACGAATGATGTGATACGCCGGGAACTTTGCGCCTTGGTCGGACAGGATGTTTTCCTGAATGGAGAATTGAATCGTCCTTTATTAGCATCTTATATATTTGGAAGCCCCGAACATGCGAAAAAAGTGAATGCTGTCATTCATCCGCAGGTGAAAGAAGACTTCAGGCGATGGGTGAAAGGGAAAGGTGATATAGCTATGGTCGGTATGGAATCTGCCATCCTTCTGGAAGCAGGCTTTAAGCAGGAAGTAGACTTTGTAGTAATGGTATATGCACCGTTGGAGGTGAGAGTGGAACGGGCAATTAGGCGTGACTATTCTTCAAGGGAATTGATAATGAAACGTATCGAAGCGCAAATGAGCGATGAGGTTAAGCGGAATCATGCTGATTTTGTAATCGTGAATGACGATGAAACCCCTTTAATTCCGCAGGTTTTGAAGTTTATTTCTTTGCTATCTAAAAATAATCATTACCTTTGCTCCGCAAAAAAATAATTAATAAATAAAAGAATATATACTATGTTGAAGACTATCCTGTCTATCTCCGGTAAACCGGGATTGTACAAACTAATTTCGCAAGGAAAAAATATGTTGATTGTTGAATCAATCAGTGCAGATAAAAAACGTTTCCCCGCTTATGGTAATGAGAAAATTATCTCTTTGGCAGATATAGCAATGTATACAGATGATGCTGAAGTACCTTTGTATGATGTGCTGGAAGCTATGAAGAAAAAAGAAAATACTGCAGTCACCTCCATTGACCCTAAAAAAGCTACTCCGGAGCAGTTACGCGAGTATTTAGGGGAGGTATTGCCTAACTTTGATCGTGAAAGAGTATACGTTGCGGATATTAAGAAATTGATTTCCTGGTATAACATCTTAATTTCGAATGGAATTACAGAATTTAAATCAGAGCCGGAAGCTGAAGAAGAGGTTGCGACTGATGAAAAATAAGTCATGAAACATTGATGGCTTAG
This sequence is a window from Bacteroides thetaiotaomicron VPI-5482. Protein-coding genes within it:
- a CDS encoding HIT family protein — its product is MKSDPKECLYCQNNETLHNLMIEIAQLSVSRVFLFKEQTYRGRCLVAYKDHVNDLNELSDEDRNAFMADVARVTRAMQKAFQPEKINYGAYSDKLSHLHFHLAPKYVDGPDYGGIFQMNPGKVYLTDAEYQELIDAVKANL
- the pth gene encoding aminoacyl-tRNA hydrolase is translated as MKYLIVGLGNIGPEYHETRHNIGFMTVEALARINNAPPFIDGRYGFTTSFSIKGRQLILLKPSTFMNLSGLAVRYWMQKENIPLENVLIVVDDLALPFGTLRLKGKGSDAGHNGLKHIAAILGTQNYARLRFGIGNDFPKGGQIDYVLGHFTDEDRKTMDERLETAGEIIKSFCLAGIDITMNQFNKK
- a CDS encoding 50S ribosomal protein L25/general stress protein Ctc, which produces MKSIEVKGTARTIAERSSEQARALKEIRKNGGVPCVLYGAGEVVHFTVTNEGLRNLVYTPHIYVVDLDIDGKKVNAILKDIQFHPVKDNILHVDFYQIDEAKPIVMEVPVQLEGLAEGVKAGGKLALQMRKIKVKALYNVIPEKLTVNVSHLGLGKTVKVGELSFEGLELISAKEAVVCAVKLTRAARGAAAAAGK
- a CDS encoding DUF5606 family protein; amino-acid sequence: MLKTILSISGKPGLYKLISQGKNMLIVESISADKKRFPAYGNEKIISLADIAMYTDDAEVPLYDVLEAMKKKENTAVTSIDPKKATPEQLREYLGEVLPNFDRERVYVADIKKLISWYNILISNGITEFKSEPEAEEEVATDEK
- the coaE gene encoding dephospho-CoA kinase (Dephospho-CoA kinase (CoaE) performs the final step in coenzyme A biosynthesis.) — encoded protein: MAIKIGITGGIGSGKSVVSRLLEIMGIPVYISDIEAKRITHTNDVIRRELCALVGQDVFLNGELNRPLLASYIFGSPEHAKKVNAVIHPQVKEDFRRWVKGKGDIAMVGMESAILLEAGFKQEVDFVVMVYAPLEVRVERAIRRDYSSRELIMKRIEAQMSDEVKRNHADFVIVNDDETPLIPQVLKFISLLSKNNHYLCSAKK
- a CDS encoding CdaR family protein, whose protein sequence is MLDRRKLRYTYLRLSKRIKDFLLSDKSREFLIFLFFFLIASGFWLIQTLNNDYEAEFSIPVRMKDVPNNIVLTSEPPSELRVRVKDKGTVLLNYMLGKSFFPVNLSFPDYKGQNNHVKIFASEFEKKILSQLNASSKILSIKPDTLDYIYSTGKSKLVPVHFQGKVTAGLQYYVSDTICSPDSVLVYAPAGILDTITTAYTQEVNLENISDTIRQRVALDNKKGVKFVPASVELTFPVDIYTEKTVEVPLRGINFPADKVLRAFPSKVQITFQVGLKRFRSIKASDFVINVSYEELLKLGSDKYTVKLKSAPRGINQIRIVPEQVDFLIEQVSSDGY
- the nusB gene encoding transcription antitermination factor NusB, yielding MINRVLIRLKIIQIVYAYYQNGSKNLDSAEKELFFSLSKAYDLYNYLLMLMMALTEYAQKRIDAAKAKLAPTKEELYPNTKFVDNKFVAQLEVNKQLTEFISNQKRTWANDQDFVKELYEKIVESDIYKDYMASGDNSYEADRELWRKLYKTYIFNNDSLDQVLEDQSLYWNDDKEIVDTFVLKTIKRFEEKNGANQELLPEFKDDEDQEFARRLFRRTILNADYYRHLVSENTKNWDLDRIAFMDIIIMQTALAEILSFPNIPVSVSLNEYVEIAKLYSTAKSGSFINGTLDGIVNQLKKEGKLTKN
- a CDS encoding PUR family DNA/RNA-binding protein, whose product is MEDFKKKMNADMNDKEIVFSKSIKAGKRIYYLDVKKNRKDEMFLAITESKKVVMGEGDDSQVSFEKHKIFLYKEDFQKFMAGLTEAISFINHSDMNDYISRLNEEADIKREQEALAEQAQEDKLENEIKIDIDF
- the yajC gene encoding preprotein translocase subunit YajC, producing the protein MNLLTVLLQAPAAGGGSMMWIMLIAMFVIMYFFMIRPQNKKQKEIANFRKSLQVNQSVITAGGIHGTIKEITDDYIVLEIASNVKIKIDKNSIFADASAAGNQSK
- a CDS encoding RNA-binding S4 domain-containing protein; the encoded protein is MAEARIDKWMWAVRIFKTRTIAAEACKMNRVTINGAYVKASRMIKPGDVVQVKKPPITYSFKVLQAIEKRVGAKLVPDVMENVTTPDQYELLEMSKISGFIDRARGTGRPTKKDRRSLEEFTAPEFMDDFDFDFDFDEDK